Part of the Tindallia californiensis genome is shown below.
TACTTTTTAACGCCAGCGATCCATACCGAATCAAGGGCTGTTGATAAAATGAAATCATTGGTATCTCGGATTGGTGGTTTTCCCATTATCATGACGCCGGAAGAACATGATAGTATTGTAGCGAAAACTAGTCACTTACCTCATTTAATGGCTTCTGTCCTTACGTGTATGATGGAAAATGAAAAAGATGAATCATTAAAAAATTTTGCAGGAAGTGGTTTTCGGGATACGACCAGGATAGCTTCAGGAAATCCGGTGATGTGGGAAGAAATATTTTATTACAATGAAAAAGAACTGCTAAAAAGCTTGGGCCAACTGGATTGTATGCTTAAAAGATTTCAACATGCGATGATTTCTTCAAACAGAGATGAAATCCGAAGGTTATTGGAAATTGGAAAAAATTATCGAGATCAATTGCCACAGACAGGAAAAGATTACATTCCCAAAAGATATGAACTTTTTGTAGATATCAAAGATGAACCGGGTGCCTTGGCACAAATAACAAGCACCATTGGAAGTGCAGGGGTTAATATAAAAGAGATAGAAATCGTACATTCTCGTGAAGGAGAAAAAGGTGCTGTGAGATTAGCGTTTGCCAAAAAAGAAGAAGAGGCTCGTGCAATGCAAGCCTTAGGAAAAAAAGGCGTATCCTTTAGTCGCCAAAAAGGAGAGATTAATGATGTTAACGGTACATAAAGCAAATAAGCTAAAGGGTAAGTGCGTTGTTCCGGGAGATAAATCGATCAGTCATCGGGCTGTTATGCTATCAGGCATTAGCAAAGGTACCACAAAAATAGGAGGATTTTTGAAAGGGGAAGATTGCCTTGCGACGCTCCGATGCTTTCAGCAAATGGGTGTGAAGGTTAGGGAAGAGAAAAACCAATTGTTTATTACAGGAAAGGGACTTCATGGCCTTGAAGAACCGGAAGATGTTTTGGATGCCGGAAATTCGGGAACTACCATGAGGCTTATGGCAGGGATATTGAGCGGGCAAGATTTTTATTCTGTTATCACAGGGGATGCATCTCTTCGAAAAAGACCGATGAAACGAATTGCTTTTCCATTAAGAAAAATGGGTGCCGGGATAGATGGAAGAAAGATGGGTACGCAGGCACCATTGACGATTCGAGGTGGAGGACTTAAAGGAATAGAATATCAACTTCCGGTAGCTAGTGCGCAAATAAAGTCAGCTGTCTTGCTAGCCGGTTTGTTTGCCGATGGTGTTACAAGTGTTATTGAACCGAGAGTTAGCAGAGATCATACAGAAAGAATGCTTCAGTCTTTTGGAGTGACTGTCCGACAAGATGGGCTGAAGTGTACGGTGAAATCAGAAGAGCTACAAGCAACTCACATTGAAGTTCCCGGAGATATTTCTTCAGCGGCATTTATTTTAGTTGCAGCGGCATGCATAAAAGGGTCAGACGTGACTTTGGAAAATATTGGAATCAATCCAACGAGAGCTGGGATTATTGATGCACTTTGTCAAATGGGTGCGGAAATAGGCATTAAGAACAAACGAGAAATAGGTGGCGAACCAATAGCCGATGTGAGAGTAAAAGGTTCAGATTTGAAAGCCGTGGAAATAGGAGAAGAGCAAATTCCCAGCCTAATTGATGAGATACCGGTATTGGCCATAGCGGCTGTGTGTGCTAAAGGTACTACCCGTATAACAGGTGCAGCAGAACTAAGGGTTAAAGAAACGGATCGTATCAGTGCGATGGAAGAAGAGTTAAAAAAAATAGGGGTTGAAATAACAGCTTTAGAGGATGGCATGATGATTGATGGACCACAAATAATTACCGGAGGTTCTACGGATAGTCATGGTGATCATCGTATTGCAATGGCAATGGCTGTTGCAGGTCTGCTTTCAGAGGAACCTATAACAATTGACAATCATCATTGCATGGCAGTTTCCTTTCCAGGCTTTATAGAGACAATTGAAAATTTGCGTGAAGGCTAAGCGATAAAAGATTATATTACCAGAGGAGAGGTCGCAATGAAATGTGGATACTTGGGGCCGGAAGGGTCGTATAGTTATCTGGCTCTAAAGGAGGCATATCCAGAGCTGAAACCAGTGCCAACGACATCCTTTATTGAAATACTGGAAAAACTTGAAAGTGGAGAAGTTGATTTTGGGTTTCTGCCGGTGGAGAATTCTACAGAAGGAGCCGTAACAGTAGTGATGGACAGCCTTTTGGACTTAAAGGATATTGTCATACAGGGAGAAGTGGTTTACAGCATAAAACATCATTTATTTAATACGACAGGAAAGATGGAAGAAGTGAAAATTATTTCATCTCATCCTCAGGCGCTGGAACAGTGCCGTGGATTTTTTAGAAGAAAATATCCTCATGTAAACCTGATATATGCAGAAAGCACATCAGCGGCATGTTGTCAGGCGAAAGAAAAGGGGAGCGAGTACGCAGCTGTAGCTAGTATGTGGGCAGGAGAAAAAAATGGTCTAAAAGTAGCTTGTCAGGATATTCAAGATAACCGATTTAATCAGACACGGTTTGTGAAATTAGGAAAAATACGGAAAAAGCCAACAGGTAAGGATAAAACATCCATTGCTTTTTCTTTTCCATATGATGAACCAGGCAGCTTGCATAAAATATTAAAAGTTTTTTCAGATAACCATATAAATCTGTCACGAATAGAGTCCAGACCAGCCAAACAGGAGTTAGGCCAGTATATCTTTTTTATCGATTTCAATGGACACAAAGAAGAGCCATTGATTGAAGAGATCTTAAAAGAGTTAGAGCGCTACACAAGGAAACTATACTTATTTGGATCTTATCCAAGATCAGAAAAAACCTTATAAGGTAGGAGGCTTAAAATGCTAAGATTACTAACCGCCGGAGAATCCCACGGGCAGGCAGTAACCGGTATTTTGGAAGGAATGCCGGCTGGAGTGCGTTTGTCAAAAGAAAAGATTAATAGCTACTTGTCAAAAAGACAGTCAGGGTATGGTAGAGGTGGCCGGATGAAAATTGAAAAAGATTGTATTCAAATCTTATCCGGAGTGAGAGGCGGTATCACCTTAGGAAGTCCTATCAGTTTTATGGTTGTTAATAAAGATTACGAAAACTGGGTAGAAGGAATGGATCCCTTTGAAGGAAACCTTAATTATAAACAGGTGCACCATCCAAGGCCTGGACATGCCGACTTAGCAGGTGCACTTAAATACGGATTTGATGATATGCGGCATGTGTTAGAACGAAGCAGTGCAAGAGAAACGACGGCCAGAGTTGCAGCTGGAAGTATTGCGGGACATATTTTATCAAATTTCAATATAGAATGGGCCAGTCATGTCAGGCAGATTGGAAGCGTATCCATAAGAGAAAAAGAAGTAGCATTTGATGCGTTGAAAAAGGCGGAACATTCGTCGGTACGTTGTATATGCAAGCAAACGGAAGAGGAAATGATAAAAGAAATTGATACAGCAAAAGCCAAGGGAGATACATTAGGTGGAATTATTGAAGTTCAAATTAGTGGGTTGCCAGTGGGATTGGGAAGCTATACTCACTGGGACCGCAAATTAGATGGGAAATTGGCTAGTAGCCTAATGAGTATTCAAGGGATAAAAGCTGTCGAAATTGGCGATGGATTTGAGGGTGTAGTGCAATCGGGCTCCTTGATTCATGATGAAATATTTTATGAAGAAAAGAAAGGCTTTTATCATAAAACAAATCATGCTGGCGGCATCGAAGGCGGAATGAGCAATGGGGAAGTATTGATTGTAAGATGTGGCATGAAGCCTATTCCTACCTTGATGAAGCCCTTGAAAACTGTAGACTTTCATCAAAAAACGCCACATGATGCAGCGGTAGAACGAAGTGACACCTGTGCGGTACCTGCAGCAGCCATTGTGGCAGAAGCGGCCGCCATCTTTGTTTTAGCGGATGCATTCATGGAAACTTTTGGAGCAGACTCCATGAAGGAGATGAAAGAGAGATGGAAAAAATAATTGCAGAATTTCATCAAAGATCGTATCCTATTATGATTGAACCGGATTTATTATCGCACTTTTCAATACAAGAAAGGTTGGATGGAACCGGGGATCAAAAGTGGGTACTCATTACAGACAATAAAGTATCTCTTGCTCAACAGGAACTGGTCCAAAACTTAAAAGCACAGGCGTACCTTTCGATAGAAATAGAAAACGGAGAGTGGAGTAAATCCTTTCAGCAAATGGAAGAGATATTAGATAAAATGGCGGAAGCCGAAGTGAATCGTTACGATGGATTAATTGCATTAGGTGGTGGGGTAGTAGGCGATCTAACAGGATTTTGTGCTTCGGTTTATATGAGAGGAATTGAGTGGGTGCAAATTCCGACTACCCTACTTTCGCAGGTAGATAGTAGTGTTGGTGGAAAAACAGGTGTAAACTTGAAGGCGGGCAAAAATATGGCAGGTAGTTTTTACCAGCCGTCATCTGTTTGGATCGATCCCTGTATCCTGAGAACATTATCTGAAGAGCAATACTGGGCAGGAATGGCGGAAGTTATCAAGTATGCTGTGATAGAGAAAAATGGTATTGATCAATGGCTTGAAAATCACTGGGAATCCATAGTCCTCAGAGAACCGAAAATCCTGAGCCAATTAATCGGAAAATGTGTTGAATGTAAAAACAGGATTGTCATGAAAGATGAAAGGGAAAAGGGCCTTAGGAAAATTCTTAACTTTGGACATACAGCAGGCCATGCAATGGAAAAACTTTCTGACTTTCAACTGATTCACGGTGAAGCTGTTAGAAGGGGAATGCTGTTTGAACTTGAACTGGCCCATAAATTAGGTAGAATCAATCTTGAACAGTATCAGAGATATAAAAAGTTGGTAGAAAAAATACCTGTAACAAGGAAAGAAGAAAGTTATCAGATGTCTGAGCTAATAAAGAGCATGAGCAGTGATAAGAAAAATCGTGATCAGTTAATTTCTTTTGTGTTGCCTGATCATAACCAGGTAATGGAAGAAATGTTTCTGTCTCCTGAAGAAGTGAATGAAATGATGAAATAAAAAGCAAAACCCTGATAGTGGGTTTTGCTTTTTATGTTGATAGGGTTGAGAGATAAGCGATTATTCTTTTAGTGACGGTCCAACCCTTCGGCTTCCAGTTTTTTCATAAATAGGTTAGTAATATAATGAGTGGATAACTGTTTTTCAAAGATAGATGCGTCAGAAGGAATTTGAAGCCGAGCTTTTCCATCTTCAAACCCAAAGCCTTCTGTATAAAGAACCGGTGATTCATTCAAGGGCCAAAAGGTAGGTTCTTCAGTCAGTGATTGAAGTCCTTGATAACCGGGAGTATTGACTGCTAAGTCGGCTGTAATAGCAGCTGTTGTCCCATAGTCAAAGGGCTTACGAAGAATAGCGGCTATTTTAGTAAGAACTTCCCAGTTTTTCATTGTCTGAGCAGGTTCTAGAACATTGGTCAATGGCTGTAGGCGTCGTTCAAAACTAGTATAGGTGCCTTCTGTTTCTGCATGAATAGCAGCTGGTAGAAACACATCAGCCATTTTAGCTGTTTCTGTTAAATGGGAATCCATTACCATCAAGAAATCAAGGCTCTTTAGTTCTTGTGCAGGTAAATCTTCTCCCAAAAGAAGTAATCCTTTTAGGTGACCGGCTCTGATTGAATCTAAGATAGCCGCCGCATCTTTGTGAATGCCCAGGAGTGGGAGAGCTTGACTATTATTTTGAGGCTGTAATTTAAGCAATCCTTTTCTAGGTGCACCAATCTGACCTGCAAGAACAGCTATGTTCGCTAACATGACCTCTGCTTCGGAAGTAAGGGTTTTGCTGTCGAAAACAATCATAGCCGATTTAGCATCACTATAAATAGCAGCTATTTTAGCAGCTTCCGTACTTGGCTTTACATCCTTCAGATTTTCTTTTAAGGCTTCGAATCCTTCAACAGCTGCTGGGTTACAACCTTTTTCGATCAGAGATGCAGCTATTTCTTTTAAGAAAGACAATTGATTTTCGGGAGTTACGTTGATGGTTGCCCATTCGTCAGCTTTTGTCTTTTCAGGATTAACAGTGATTAATTGAGCACCATTTTCCTGGACAGCTTTTCGGACCTTAACGCCTGCCATTGCGTGATCTCGCATAATCTGAGAGCCAATCAAAAGAATAACCTGAGTCCGGAGAACTTCTTCTAAAGTGTTAGGAGAAGCATCAATTCCTAATACATCCTGAAGGCCTCCATTCTTTCGATTAAGAGAACCTAACCAAGGAGTATGAAGCACTTCATGCGCAAGTCGCTTGGCCGTATATATTTCTTCATTTGTCCAATGGTCAGACACGGTAAGTGCTATGGAATCAGCCCCATTTTGGAACCCAATCCCTTGAGCTTTTTTAGCTACAAGAAGCAAGGCTTCGTCCCAGCTAGCCTCTACCAGTTCTCCGTCTTTCCTGATCATGGGAGTAGTGATTCGCTGATTTTTCTGAGCCATATCAAAACCAAAACGTCCTTTAACACAAAGTAATCCGCCGGAAGAAGGGCTGTCTAGCTTTGGGAGTGATCGAACTAACATATTTCCACAAACTTCTAAGGTTTGCTCACATCCAACACTGCAATATCCACATACGGTATCTACCTGATGGGCTTCAACAGGTACTGACTTTTCAATCAGAAGGCGCTCCTGCAATGCACCTGTGGGGCATACGTCAACACATTGACCGCAGGAAATACAGTCTGTATCTTTGAGAGGACGATCCATGGCCGGTTTCACGATTGTATCGAAACCTCTGTCAACAAGACCAAGAGCTGTAATATCCATCACTTCCTGGCAAACACGGACACAAAGACCGCAAAGAATACATTTATCTGGGTTGCGATCAATGAAAGGATGCGAATTTTCTGCTTGACGTTGATGCATTTCACCCGCTAGGCGGTCTGGTTCTACATGATAGTCATTAGCGTATTCTAGAAGTTTGCATTCAAAGTAATCATGACAACCGCATTCCAAGCAGCGTTTTGCATCTTCGACAGCTTGCTCCGGTGTGAAACCAAGACCAACCTCCTCGAAATTTTGTCTCCGGAATTCAGGCGACAAATGTGCCATCGGCGGCCGATTGGCTGTTTCTCGATGAGCAAATTCTTCTACCTTGATATCTTCTGCTTTACGTGTTACTAAATAAGGCTTTTCATAGCGAACCTGCACTCCGTTGACATACTCATGGATAACTTTGGAAGCGATTTTGCCGTCACCGATAGCTTGGATAGCAATTTTCAAGTTGTCATTAATGGCATCTCCGCCGGCAAAAATTCCGGGAATGCTGGTAGAAAAAGTTTTTTCATCAGAAATAATGGTATCCCATTTGGTTCTTTCTAAAGCTTCGAATCCTTCCACATTGACATATTGGCCAATAGCAACGATAACAGAGTCAAGTTCAAGGATTTCTTCTTCACCTTCAATAGGTACAGGGCGTCGTCTTCCGCTAGCATCCGGCTCTCCTAATTCCATTTTCTGTAGACGGATTTTT
Proteins encoded:
- a CDS encoding molybdopterin-dependent oxidoreductase, which translates into the protein MSVIRLNINGKEVTGQHGQTILQVARANGIEIPTLCYDERMEIYGSCGLCIVEVEGIPKLLRACATEISQDMVIKTNSKTIKANRKIALELLLTDHTGDCRPPCVLECPGKTDCQGYVGLIANGEYKESLKLIKEQLPLPASIGRVCPHPCEDACRRELKDEPVAIAWHKRFVADIDLQDPEVFIPEIKESSGKKVAIVGGGPGGLSTAYYLLQEGHEVTIYDMMPEMGGMLKYGIPQYRLPKDVLNQEIGIIEKMGAQMINNVRIGQDLTLDYLRTNNDAVYLSIGCWESSPMKCKGEDLEGVIGGIHFLRDVVENKPIKIGKKVAVIGGGNTAMDACRTAVRLGADEVYNLYRRTRGEMPAEEIEIVEAEEEGVIFKFLVSPLEVIGENGRVQKIRLQKMELGEPDASGRRRPVPIEGEEEILELDSVIVAIGQYVNVEGFEALERTKWDTIISDEKTFSTSIPGIFAGGDAINDNLKIAIQAIGDGKIASKVIHEYVNGVQVRYEKPYLVTRKAEDIKVEEFAHRETANRPPMAHLSPEFRRQNFEEVGLGFTPEQAVEDAKRCLECGCHDYFECKLLEYANDYHVEPDRLAGEMHQRQAENSHPFIDRNPDKCILCGLCVRVCQEVMDITALGLVDRGFDTIVKPAMDRPLKDTDCISCGQCVDVCPTGALQERLLIEKSVPVEAHQVDTVCGYCSVGCEQTLEVCGNMLVRSLPKLDSPSSGGLLCVKGRFGFDMAQKNQRITTPMIRKDGELVEASWDEALLLVAKKAQGIGFQNGADSIALTVSDHWTNEEIYTAKRLAHEVLHTPWLGSLNRKNGGLQDVLGIDASPNTLEEVLRTQVILLIGSQIMRDHAMAGVKVRKAVQENGAQLITVNPEKTKADEWATINVTPENQLSFLKEIAASLIEKGCNPAAVEGFEALKENLKDVKPSTEAAKIAAIYSDAKSAMIVFDSKTLTSEAEVMLANIAVLAGQIGAPRKGLLKLQPQNNSQALPLLGIHKDAAAILDSIRAGHLKGLLLLGEDLPAQELKSLDFLMVMDSHLTETAKMADVFLPAAIHAETEGTYTSFERRLQPLTNVLEPAQTMKNWEVLTKIAAILRKPFDYGTTAAITADLAVNTPGYQGLQSLTEEPTFWPLNESPVLYTEGFGFEDGKARLQIPSDASIFEKQLSTHYITNLFMKKLEAEGLDRH
- the aroB gene encoding 3-dehydroquinate synthase; translated protein: MEKIIAEFHQRSYPIMIEPDLLSHFSIQERLDGTGDQKWVLITDNKVSLAQQELVQNLKAQAYLSIEIENGEWSKSFQQMEEILDKMAEAEVNRYDGLIALGGGVVGDLTGFCASVYMRGIEWVQIPTTLLSQVDSSVGGKTGVNLKAGKNMAGSFYQPSSVWIDPCILRTLSEEQYWAGMAEVIKYAVIEKNGIDQWLENHWESIVLREPKILSQLIGKCVECKNRIVMKDEREKGLRKILNFGHTAGHAMEKLSDFQLIHGEAVRRGMLFELELAHKLGRINLEQYQRYKKLVEKIPVTRKEESYQMSELIKSMSSDKKNRDQLISFVLPDHNQVMEEMFLSPEEVNEMMK
- a CDS encoding prephenate dehydrogenase, whose protein sequence is MHDFNKIALIGVGLMGGSFALALKEKGISCQITGFDTQKKALENAIQLSAIDFTSKKISDAVIEADLVVLGTPVGHYDEIIREMLPALKKGAIVTDLGSVKEAAVKSAQNLPSHIQFIGGHPLAGSEKGGIEAASPYLFENAYYFLTPAIHTESRAVDKMKSLVSRIGGFPIIMTPEEHDSIVAKTSHLPHLMASVLTCMMENEKDESLKNFAGSGFRDTTRIASGNPVMWEEIFYYNEKELLKSLGQLDCMLKRFQHAMISSNRDEIRRLLEIGKNYRDQLPQTGKDYIPKRYELFVDIKDEPGALAQITSTIGSAGVNIKEIEIVHSREGEKGAVRLAFAKKEEEARAMQALGKKGVSFSRQKGEINDVNGT
- the pheA gene encoding prephenate dehydratase, which gives rise to MKCGYLGPEGSYSYLALKEAYPELKPVPTTSFIEILEKLESGEVDFGFLPVENSTEGAVTVVMDSLLDLKDIVIQGEVVYSIKHHLFNTTGKMEEVKIISSHPQALEQCRGFFRRKYPHVNLIYAESTSAACCQAKEKGSEYAAVASMWAGEKNGLKVACQDIQDNRFNQTRFVKLGKIRKKPTGKDKTSIAFSFPYDEPGSLHKILKVFSDNHINLSRIESRPAKQELGQYIFFIDFNGHKEEPLIEEILKELERYTRKLYLFGSYPRSEKTL
- the aroA gene encoding 3-phosphoshikimate 1-carboxyvinyltransferase: MLTVHKANKLKGKCVVPGDKSISHRAVMLSGISKGTTKIGGFLKGEDCLATLRCFQQMGVKVREEKNQLFITGKGLHGLEEPEDVLDAGNSGTTMRLMAGILSGQDFYSVITGDASLRKRPMKRIAFPLRKMGAGIDGRKMGTQAPLTIRGGGLKGIEYQLPVASAQIKSAVLLAGLFADGVTSVIEPRVSRDHTERMLQSFGVTVRQDGLKCTVKSEELQATHIEVPGDISSAAFILVAAACIKGSDVTLENIGINPTRAGIIDALCQMGAEIGIKNKREIGGEPIADVRVKGSDLKAVEIGEEQIPSLIDEIPVLAIAAVCAKGTTRITGAAELRVKETDRISAMEEELKKIGVEITALEDGMMIDGPQIITGGSTDSHGDHRIAMAMAVAGLLSEEPITIDNHHCMAVSFPGFIETIENLREG
- the aroC gene encoding chorismate synthase; this translates as MLRLLTAGESHGQAVTGILEGMPAGVRLSKEKINSYLSKRQSGYGRGGRMKIEKDCIQILSGVRGGITLGSPISFMVVNKDYENWVEGMDPFEGNLNYKQVHHPRPGHADLAGALKYGFDDMRHVLERSSARETTARVAAGSIAGHILSNFNIEWASHVRQIGSVSIREKEVAFDALKKAEHSSVRCICKQTEEEMIKEIDTAKAKGDTLGGIIEVQISGLPVGLGSYTHWDRKLDGKLASSLMSIQGIKAVEIGDGFEGVVQSGSLIHDEIFYEEKKGFYHKTNHAGGIEGGMSNGEVLIVRCGMKPIPTLMKPLKTVDFHQKTPHDAAVERSDTCAVPAAAIVAEAAAIFVLADAFMETFGADSMKEMKERWKK